The Bosea beijingensis genome contains the following window.
AATCAGTAGGCATTGATGCTCAACAACAGCGCCGACATCATTCGCTGCCTCGAACGCGAGGGCTGGGAATGCGTGCGCATCACCGGCTCGCACCATGTCTTCAAAAAGCCCGGCGTCCGTGACACTATCGTCGTGCCGCACCCGAAGAAGAGTTTCGGACCCGGCCTCGTATTGAAGATCTACAAGCAGGCAGGCTGGCCGCGCGACTGACATGACCCATTACGTCGCCATCATCGAGGATGCAGGCTCCGACCATGCCGTCGGCGTCTGGTTTCCTGATCTGCCCGGCTGCTTCGCGGCCGGCGATACGCTGGATGAAGCCTTGCTCAACGCTCCGGAAGCCATTGCACTCTGGATCGAAGCCCAAGGCAGC
Protein-coding sequences here:
- a CDS encoding type II toxin-antitoxin system HicA family toxin, which translates into the protein MLNNSADIIRCLEREGWECVRITGSHHVFKKPGVRDTIVVPHPKKSFGPGLVLKIYKQAGWPRD
- a CDS encoding type II toxin-antitoxin system HicB family antitoxin, producing the protein MTHYVAIIEDAGSDHAVGVWFPDLPGCFAAGDTLDEALLNAPEAIALWIEAQGSPAPHARTPSELRSDPETSADMAAHAIALIPAPDLSLQPAAE